The following proteins are co-located in the Parafannyhessea umbonata genome:
- the pepF gene encoding oligoendopeptidase F: MAEEAKDSTDNKGAAGEKVVTYESRDQVPERYRWDLSDLFASDEDFERALDEAGSLVAEYAGWREKATATGADLLAYLRFDDDATIRVQRLWNYASRRADEDTRVSRYQDLNSRVTSLATRVSAASSWFEPAVQALDGDRLEEWYASTPGLGLYRLALDRIRALAAHTLAPEQEAILAQAQELMEQPGKAFTMLNDADLSFPDATDADGQRHAVTHGSYVPLEMSPDRALRESAYHSVYGTYRSVRNTCAALLASQMRHLAFFSNARHYANSLEASLTPTEVPVEVYASLIDSVHRNVESLHHYTEVRRRALGLDALRYWDLYVPIVKAPERRYTFEEACDLMLKALAPLGEKYVSVVRRALSERWIDVYETPGKMSGAYSADGHGMRPVILLNFQGTLDDVFTLVHEMGHSMQTWLSNETQPPRYQEYPMFVAEVASTTNECLLIRYLLDHTTDDAERLFLVNHFCEMFRGTLFRQTMFAEFERDANAACAAGEGVGAGALCTRYRALNDLYYGDAVQSDDEIAHEWARIPHFYYDYYVYVYATSFAAAVALSERMLREGEPAVADYLGFLSGGCSKTPIELLRGAGVDMASGEAVDAALARFAELVDELDRGI; encoded by the coding sequence ATGGCAGAGGAAGCCAAGGACAGCACGGACAACAAGGGCGCCGCGGGCGAGAAGGTCGTGACGTACGAGAGCAGGGACCAGGTGCCCGAGCGCTACCGCTGGGACCTGAGCGACCTGTTCGCAAGCGACGAGGACTTCGAGCGCGCCCTCGACGAGGCGGGTTCGCTCGTGGCCGAGTACGCCGGCTGGCGAGAGAAGGCTACGGCGACGGGGGCAGACCTTCTCGCCTACCTGCGCTTCGACGACGATGCGACCATCCGCGTGCAGCGCCTGTGGAACTACGCGTCGCGCCGCGCGGACGAGGACACGCGCGTTAGCCGCTACCAGGACCTCAACTCGCGGGTGACGAGCCTTGCGACGCGCGTGTCGGCCGCTTCGTCGTGGTTCGAGCCCGCGGTGCAGGCGCTCGACGGCGACCGTCTTGAAGAGTGGTACGCGTCCACGCCCGGTCTTGGCCTGTATCGCCTGGCGCTCGACCGCATCCGCGCGCTGGCCGCCCACACGCTCGCGCCTGAGCAGGAGGCGATCCTCGCCCAGGCACAGGAGCTGATGGAGCAGCCGGGCAAGGCGTTCACGATGCTGAACGACGCGGACCTCAGCTTCCCGGACGCGACGGACGCGGACGGCCAGAGGCACGCCGTCACGCACGGCAGCTACGTCCCGCTGGAGATGTCGCCGGACCGTGCGCTGCGCGAGTCCGCGTACCACAGCGTCTACGGCACGTACCGCTCCGTCAGGAACACGTGCGCCGCGCTTCTGGCCTCGCAGATGCGGCACCTCGCGTTCTTCTCGAACGCGCGCCACTACGCCAACTCGCTCGAGGCGTCGCTCACGCCGACGGAGGTCCCGGTCGAGGTGTACGCGAGCCTCATCGACTCCGTCCACCGCAACGTCGAGTCCCTCCACCACTACACGGAGGTCCGCCGCCGCGCACTCGGGCTGGACGCGCTGCGCTACTGGGACCTCTACGTGCCCATCGTGAAGGCTCCGGAGCGTCGCTACACGTTCGAGGAGGCGTGCGACCTTATGCTTAAGGCCCTCGCCCCGCTGGGCGAGAAGTACGTGTCCGTCGTGCGCCGCGCCCTCTCGGAGCGCTGGATCGACGTGTACGAGACGCCCGGGAAGATGAGCGGCGCGTACTCCGCTGACGGTCACGGCATGCGCCCCGTCATCCTGCTCAACTTCCAGGGCACGCTCGACGACGTGTTCACCCTCGTGCACGAGATGGGCCACTCCATGCAGACGTGGCTCTCGAACGAGACCCAGCCGCCGCGCTACCAGGAGTACCCCATGTTCGTGGCGGAGGTCGCCTCGACCACGAACGAGTGCCTGCTCATCCGCTACCTGCTCGACCACACCACCGATGACGCGGAGCGCCTGTTCCTCGTGAACCACTTCTGCGAGATGTTCCGCGGCACCCTGTTCAGGCAGACCATGTTCGCGGAGTTCGAGCGCGACGCCAACGCCGCGTGCGCCGCGGGTGAGGGCGTGGGCGCAGGTGCGCTCTGCACCCGCTATCGCGCGCTGAACGACCTGTACTACGGCGACGCGGTGCAGTCGGACGACGAGATCGCGCACGAGTGGGCGCGCATTCCGCACTTCTACTACGACTACTACGTCTACGTGTACGCCACGAGCTTCGCGGCGGCCGTCGCCCTGTCCGAGCGCATGCTGCGCGAGGGCGAGCCTGCCGTGGCGGACTACCTTGGCTTCCTGTCCGGCGGCTGCTCCAAGACCCCCATCGAGCTTCTGCGCGGTGCCGGCGTGGACATGGCGTCCGGCGAGGCGGTCGACGCCGCGCTCGCGCGCTTCGCCGAGCTCGTGGACGAGCTCGACCGCGGGATCTAG